In Cyprinus carpio isolate SPL01 chromosome A1, ASM1834038v1, whole genome shotgun sequence, the following proteins share a genomic window:
- the dnaja1 gene encoding dnaJ homolog subfamily A member 1 isoform X1: MVKETGFYDMLGVKPNASPEELKKAYRKLALKYHPDKNPTEGERFKQISQAYEVLSDAKKREVYDRGGEKAIKEGGNGGPSFGSPMDIFDLFFGGGGRMHRERRGKNMVHQLTVSLEDLYNGTTRKLAVQKNLICDKCEGRGGRKGVIEVCPLCHGVGVQVRLHHLAPGMVQQISTVCAGCQGQGQRLGHRDRCKTCTGRKILRQKKILDVHINKGMKDGQKIVFHGEGDQEPGLEPGDIIIVLDQRAHPVFTRQGEDLIMNMELQLVESLCGFQKPVKTLDNRTLLITSHPGELIKPGDKRCVLNEGMPMHRRPFEKGKLIILFSVVFPEENFLPLNKLKELERYLPDKLSNIEPEGMDDDLYIYADLEDCDLTHERHHYHYIEEEDFYPSGGVQCQTS, encoded by the exons ATGGTGAAAGAGACTGGTTTTTATGATATGCTGGGTGTGAAGCCTAACGCCAGCCCTGAAGAGCTGAAGAAGGCTTATCGTAAACTGGCACTGAAATATCACCCAGATAAAAATCCAACAGAGGGGGAAAGG TTCAAACAGATCTCCCAAGCATACGAGGTTTTGTCAGATGCCAAGAAGAGAGAAGTGTATGACAGAGGAGGCGAGAAGGCTATTAAGGAGGGAGGAAATGGAGGGCCAAGTTTTGGCTCCCCCATGGACATTTTTGACTTGTTCTTTGGAGGAGGGGGACGCATGCACAGGGAGAGGAGAG GAAAGAACATGGTGCATCAGTTGACCGTGTCTTTGGAGGACCTTTATAATGGAACCACCAGGAAACTTGCTGTCCAGAAGAATTTAATCTGTGACAAGTGTGAAG GTCGTGGAGGCCGTAAAGGAGTGATAGAAGTGTGTCCTTTGTGTCATGGGGTGGGTGTCCAGGTCAGACTACATCACTTAGCACCTGGCATGGTGCAGCAGATATCAACAGTCTGTGCTGGCTGTCAGGGGCAAGGTCAGCGACTTGGTCACCGCGACCGCTGCAAAACATGCACTGGTCGCAAGATACTACGACAGAAGAAGATTCTTGATGTGCACATTAATAAAG GTATGAAAGATGGACAGAAAATAGTATTCCATGGGGAGGGTGACCAGGAGCCTGGCCTTGAACCTGGAGATATCATTATTGTCTTGGATCAGAGAGCACACCCGGTTTTCACCAG ACAAGGAGAGGACCTCATCATGAACATGGAGCTACAGTTGGTAGAGTCATTATGTGGTTTTCAAAAACCTGTTAAAACACTGGACAACAGAACTCTACTCATCACATCCCATCCAG GGGAGTTGATCAAACCTGGGGATAAGAGATGTGTTCTGAATGAGGGGATGCCAATGCACCGTCGGCCATTTGAGAAAGGGAAACTCATCATCCTTTTCAGC GTTGTCTTCCCTGAAGAGAACTTTCTCCCATTAAACAAACTAAAGGAACTAGAAAGGTACTTACCTGACAAACTGTCAAATATTGAGCCTGAGGGCATGGATGATGACCTCTATATATACGCTGACCTTGAAGACTGTGATCTGACCCATGAACGCCACCATTACCACTATATAGAGGAGGAAGACTTTTACCCATCTGGCGGTGTCCAGTGCCAAACCTCATAG
- the dnaja1 gene encoding dnaJ homolog subfamily A member 1 isoform X2, which yields MVKETGFYDMLGVKPNASPEELKKAYRKLALKYHPDKNPTEGERFKQISQAYEVLSDAKKREVYDRGGEKAIKEGGNGGPSFGSPMDIFDLFFGGGGRMHRERRGKNMVHQLTVSLEDLYNGTTRKLAVQKNLICDKCEGRGGRKGVIEVCPLCHGVGVQVRLHHLAPGMVQQISTVCAGCQGQGQRLGHRDRCKTCTGRKILRQKKILDVHINKGMKDGQKIVFHGEGDQEPGLEPGDIIIVLDQRAHPVFTR from the exons ATGGTGAAAGAGACTGGTTTTTATGATATGCTGGGTGTGAAGCCTAACGCCAGCCCTGAAGAGCTGAAGAAGGCTTATCGTAAACTGGCACTGAAATATCACCCAGATAAAAATCCAACAGAGGGGGAAAGG TTCAAACAGATCTCCCAAGCATACGAGGTTTTGTCAGATGCCAAGAAGAGAGAAGTGTATGACAGAGGAGGCGAGAAGGCTATTAAGGAGGGAGGAAATGGAGGGCCAAGTTTTGGCTCCCCCATGGACATTTTTGACTTGTTCTTTGGAGGAGGGGGACGCATGCACAGGGAGAGGAGAG GAAAGAACATGGTGCATCAGTTGACCGTGTCTTTGGAGGACCTTTATAATGGAACCACCAGGAAACTTGCTGTCCAGAAGAATTTAATCTGTGACAAGTGTGAAG GTCGTGGAGGCCGTAAAGGAGTGATAGAAGTGTGTCCTTTGTGTCATGGGGTGGGTGTCCAGGTCAGACTACATCACTTAGCACCTGGCATGGTGCAGCAGATATCAACAGTCTGTGCTGGCTGTCAGGGGCAAGGTCAGCGACTTGGTCACCGCGACCGCTGCAAAACATGCACTGGTCGCAAGATACTACGACAGAAGAAGATTCTTGATGTGCACATTAATAAAG GTATGAAAGATGGACAGAAAATAGTATTCCATGGGGAGGGTGACCAGGAGCCTGGCCTTGAACCTGGAGATATCATTATTGTCTTGGATCAGAGAGCACACCCGGTTTTCACCAG GTGA